A genomic segment from Vicia villosa cultivar HV-30 ecotype Madison, WI unplaced genomic scaffold, Vvil1.0 ctg.000106F_1_1, whole genome shotgun sequence encodes:
- the LOC131624137 gene encoding uncharacterized protein LOC131624137, with product MAGVVPTEMSANSPRRTAQFARNAQGGANTEMKTGILQLVYANPFTGMDHEDPFAHLTKFYEIAGSTGVDAANEESLFKRLFPHSLIGKAKEWYLDQLPNVMTDWNLLEEKFLERYFPQSRFMEAKTAIAVFNQGSNESLNEAWERFKSMLRKCKGHGYQRQPPPHNNPYQRNNQGFHPSRFGNQHYQHQSPYQSSNPQGQGQQSQGGSSKLEDTLTQFMQASMANQRSNEAAIKNLENQVGQLAKQLSEQQPGAYFSANTQTNPKEHCKAIVTRSGKEVNSGVNEEFIVEDEEEVIVEDEEEEVIVENEGEKSEEKIEEELVEKERKEKEEREKNDKKVKRNKKRNENMLTKKKKYTDEETIVLDAHYSAIIQKTPPRKEADPGRVILPITIGGNYISNGLVDLGSSINLIPLSVVKRLGNIEMKHTRITLQLADKSIISPYGVVQDMLVKVDKFLFPVNFVVVDMEEDRDVPLILGRPFMKTTRMMIDVDDGIMKVRVQDKEVIFTLFESMKPPKDEHDNFRIDDEKGEIIEVENQFHKEKDKANHEGKTHHKNFKVGQMVLVCNSRLKVFPSKLKSKWSGPFVVKEMRNYGAIVVEDPKTQESWTVKEQRLKVYHDG from the exons ATGGCGGGTGTTGTTCCAACCGAAATGTCCGCCAATAGTCCAAGACGCACCGCCCAATTTGCACGCAATGCTCAAGGTGGAGCAAATACGGAGATGAAGACCGGAATCCTCCAACTTGTTTATGCAAATCCATTCACCGGAATGGATCATGAGGATCCTTTCGCAcatctcaccaaattttatgagatTGCGGGTTCAACGGGGGTTGATGCGGCGAATGAAGAATCATTGTTCAAGAGGCTATTTCCACATTCATTAATTGGGAAAGCTaaagaatggtatcttgatcaattaccaaatgtgatgacggATTGGAATCTATTGGAAGAAAAGTTTTTAGAACGATATTTTCCTCAATCCCGATTCATGGAGGCCAAAACGGCAATCGCGGTGTTCAACCAAGGAAGCAACGAATCTCTTAATGAAGCGTGGGAAAGATTCAAATCCATGCTTAGAAAATGCAAGGGTCATG gttatcaaaggcaacctccacctCACAACAATCCTTACCAAAGAAACAACCAAGGATTCCATCCTTCAAGATTCGGCAATCAACACTATCAACATCAAAGTCCTTATCAAAGTTCAAATCCACAAGGCCAAGGTCAACAATCTCAAGGTGGAAGCTCAAAATTGGAAGACACTCTTacacaattcatgcaagcatccatGGCTAACCAAAGGAGCAATGAAGCGGCCATAAAGAATTTAGAAAATCAAGTGGGCCAACTTGCAAAGCAATTGTCCGAGCAACAACCGGGAGCATATTTTTCCGCCAACACCCAAACCAATccaaaggagcattgcaaagccatTGTTACAAGAAGTGGGAAAGAGGTGAATAGTGGTGTAAATGAAGAGTTTATAGTGGAAGATGAGGAGGAAGTAatagttgaagatgaagaggaggaAGTGATAGTTGAAAATGAGGGAGAAAAGAGTGAGGAGAAAATTGAGGAAGAATTAGTTGAAAAAGagcggaaagaaaaagaagaaagagagaagaatGACAAAAAGGTGAAGAGGAATAAAAAGAGAAATGAGAAC atgctcacaaagaaaaagaagtacaCGGATGAAGAGACAATTGTGCTTGATGCTCATTATAGTGCAATTATTCAAAAAACTCCCCCAAGAAAGGAAGCCGATCCGGGACGAGTCATTTTACCGATCACCATTGGAGGTAACTACATTAGTAATGGTTTGGTTGATTTGGGGTCTAGCATCAATTTAATACCTTTATCCGTTGTCAAGAGATTGGGGAACATTGAGATGAAACACACCAGGATAACTTTGCAACTAGCCGATAAGTCTATCATTTCACCATATGGGGTTGTACAAGACATGCTGGTAAAGGTGGACAAATTTTTGTTCCCGGTTAATTTTGTGGTAGTCGACATGGAGGAGGATCGTGATGTGCCATTAatacttggaagaccattcatgaagaccacccgaatgatgattgatgtCGATGATGGGATTATGAAAGTAAGGGTGCAAGATAAAGAGGTAATTTTTACTCTTTTTGAGTCTATGAAGCCTCCTAAGGATGAGCATGACAACTTCCGAATCGATGATGAAAAAGGAGAAATTATTGAGGTGGAGAATCAATTTCACAAGGAAAAGGACAAGGCAAATCATGAGGGAAAGACTCATCACAAAAACTTTAAAGTTGGACAAATGGTGCTTGTGTGCAATTCAAGACTCAAGGTGTTTCCTAGCAAGTTAAAGTCAAAGTGGTCGGGGCCATTTGTTGTGAAAGAGATGCGAAATTATGGAGCCATTGTGGTGGAGGACCCTAAAACACAAGAAAGCTGGACTGTAAAGGAACAAAGACTCAAAGTCTACCACGATGGATAA